One Amycolatopsis thermophila DNA segment encodes these proteins:
- a CDS encoding FAD-binding oxidoreductase, with the protein MTADAQVQGRSPGQAKPRTRLPAVVVPTVALFAGALVVWGWATWLSLVWHLPVWATVPLHTVAVVALFTVLHEAAHHAAGSLTWVNATLGRLAVPFVSPFGGFPAARYVHLTQHRSGSPEHLTPWNTRGPAWTLPFRWATVDLWHAWRYLSTPARPVAESAEMLAMLVFLPCVLAAVVGTGHGWELTVVYLLPQRLALALVSWCHDWWRPTGYHRRHAELPGQPFCRYVEIPSPRSPEPPAAEAPAEFHPLTVTGVRWLTGEAVAVTLAVRGELRELFRFQPGQHLVLRAVIDGERVDRSYAICASPGEPELRVAIKRVPGGRFSGHALGLRLGDRVLARPPSGTFTLPTRPRDARHVVAVAAGSGIGPVLPVVVHALETAPRNRVTLLYVNRSGDDTLFAEELSECTRRYEGRLRVLHYRTDERDPSLRHARGSKPFDSIGQALAISYERYLPGGLDPGRIRALLESRLHPAKVDEWLLCAPPEVAEPVRAALAEHGVPDGAVHVEHFHRS; encoded by the coding sequence GTGACAGCCGATGCCCAGGTCCAGGGCCGCTCGCCGGGGCAGGCGAAGCCGCGGACGCGCCTGCCCGCGGTGGTCGTGCCGACGGTGGCGTTGTTCGCCGGCGCGCTCGTCGTGTGGGGCTGGGCGACCTGGCTGAGCCTGGTCTGGCACCTGCCGGTGTGGGCGACCGTCCCGCTGCACACAGTGGCCGTGGTCGCGCTGTTCACCGTGCTGCACGAGGCCGCCCACCACGCCGCGGGCAGCCTGACGTGGGTGAACGCGACGCTGGGGCGGCTGGCCGTGCCGTTCGTGTCGCCGTTCGGCGGCTTCCCCGCCGCCCGCTACGTGCACCTGACCCAGCACCGCTCGGGGTCGCCGGAGCACCTGACGCCGTGGAACACGCGCGGCCCGGCGTGGACGCTGCCGTTCCGCTGGGCGACCGTGGACCTCTGGCACGCGTGGCGCTACCTGTCCACGCCGGCGCGGCCGGTCGCGGAGAGCGCCGAGATGCTCGCGATGCTCGTGTTCCTGCCCTGTGTCCTGGCCGCCGTGGTCGGCACCGGGCACGGGTGGGAGCTGACGGTGGTCTACCTCCTGCCGCAGCGGCTCGCGCTCGCGCTGGTGTCGTGGTGCCACGACTGGTGGCGCCCGACCGGGTACCACCGCCGGCACGCCGAGCTGCCCGGCCAGCCGTTCTGCCGCTACGTGGAGATCCCCTCGCCCCGCTCCCCGGAGCCGCCGGCCGCGGAGGCGCCGGCGGAGTTCCACCCGCTGACCGTGACCGGCGTGCGGTGGCTGACCGGCGAGGCCGTCGCGGTGACCCTCGCGGTGCGGGGTGAGCTGCGGGAGCTGTTCCGCTTCCAGCCGGGCCAGCACCTGGTGCTGCGCGCGGTGATCGACGGCGAGCGGGTGGACCGCAGCTACGCGATCTGCGCGAGCCCCGGCGAGCCGGAGCTGCGGGTGGCGATCAAGCGGGTGCCGGGCGGCCGGTTCTCGGGGCACGCACTCGGGCTGCGGCTCGGCGACCGGGTCCTCGCCCGGCCGCCGTCGGGGACGTTCACCCTGCCGACGCGGCCGCGGGACGCCCGGCACGTCGTCGCGGTCGCCGCCGGATCGGGCATCGGGCCGGTGCTGCCCGTCGTCGTGCACGCGCTCGAGACCGCGCCCCGCAACCGCGTCACCCTGCTGTACGTGAACCGGTCGGGCGACGACACGCTGTTCGCCGAGGAACTGTCCGAGTGCACGCGCCGCTACGAGGGGCGGCTGCGCGTGCTGCACTACCGGACCGACGAGCGCGACCCCAGCTTGCGGCACGCGCGCGGGTCGAAACCGTTCGACAGCATCGGGCAGGCGCTGGCGATCTCCTACGAGCGCTACCTGCCCGGCGGGCTGGACCCGGGCCGCATCCGGGCACTGCTCGAGTCCCGCCTGCACCCGGCGAAGGTGGACGAGTGGCTGCTGTGCGCGCCGCCGGAGGTCGCCGAGCCGGTGCGGGCCGCACTGGCCGAGCACGGCGTCCCGGACGGCGCCGTGCACGTGGAGCACTTCCACCGGAGCTGA
- a CDS encoding sensor histidine kinase, translating to MTVPHPARRRAGTRSRRVRPLRTKLIAALVALLAVVCLVVGVISEFALSRFLTEQVDAQVREAVERTRHFDRPAGDDPLHIPGTATGTLYARLSGDQVLEAATLAPVPGSPENEAQALPPADAAALPHVPVDGHPHTISLSGGDYRVIATLDDGSVLLLGLPMNQADDTLLTVGVILGAVAAIAVVGAGFVGAFVVRRTLRPLDRVADAASKVTELPLDRGDVALSVRVPVTDTDPSTEVGQVGYALNRMLVHIDNALDARATSEMRVRRFVADASHELRTPLAAIRGYAELTRRSNGRVPPELAHAMSRVESEADRMTTLVDDLLLLARLDAGRPLDDGEVDLTRLIADAVGDAHITGPRHQWRLELPPDPVVVPGDAQRLHQVLGNLLANGRAHTPPGTIVTTRLAVSADGDAVVTVTDNGPGIEPELVPHVFERFARGDSSRSRAAGSTGLGMAIVAAVVSAHHGSVSVHSRPGRTEFEVRLPRTAVSQERHNDGQARPITVNS from the coding sequence ATGACCGTGCCCCACCCGGCCCGCCGGCGGGCCGGGACGCGATCGCGGCGCGTCCGGCCGCTGCGGACGAAACTGATCGCCGCGCTCGTCGCACTGCTGGCCGTGGTGTGCCTGGTGGTCGGCGTGATCAGCGAGTTCGCGCTGAGCAGGTTCCTGACCGAGCAGGTGGACGCCCAGGTGCGGGAGGCGGTCGAACGGACCCGCCACTTCGACAGGCCCGCCGGGGACGATCCGCTGCACATCCCGGGCACCGCGACCGGCACCCTGTACGCGCGGCTGTCCGGCGACCAGGTCCTCGAAGCGGCCACGCTGGCGCCCGTCCCGGGCTCCCCGGAGAACGAGGCCCAGGCTCTGCCGCCCGCCGACGCCGCCGCCCTGCCGCACGTCCCGGTCGACGGCCACCCCCACACCATCTCCCTGTCCGGCGGCGACTACCGGGTGATCGCGACCCTCGACGACGGCTCGGTGCTGCTCCTGGGCCTGCCGATGAACCAGGCCGACGACACGCTGCTGACCGTCGGCGTCATCCTCGGCGCCGTCGCCGCGATCGCCGTGGTGGGCGCGGGTTTCGTCGGCGCGTTCGTGGTGCGCCGGACGCTGCGCCCGCTCGACCGGGTCGCCGACGCCGCGTCGAAGGTGACCGAGCTGCCACTGGACCGCGGTGACGTCGCCCTGTCCGTGCGCGTCCCGGTCACCGACACCGATCCGTCCACGGAGGTCGGTCAGGTCGGGTACGCGCTGAACCGGATGCTGGTGCACATCGACAACGCCCTCGACGCCCGCGCCACCAGCGAGATGCGGGTGCGCCGGTTCGTCGCCGACGCCAGTCACGAGCTGCGCACGCCGCTCGCCGCGATCCGCGGGTACGCCGAGCTGACGCGGCGCAGCAACGGCCGGGTGCCGCCGGAGCTCGCGCACGCGATGAGCCGCGTCGAGTCCGAGGCGGACCGGATGACGACGCTGGTCGACGACCTGCTGCTGCTGGCCCGGCTCGACGCGGGGCGCCCGCTGGACGACGGCGAGGTCGACCTGACCCGGCTGATCGCGGACGCCGTCGGCGACGCGCACATCACCGGTCCGCGGCACCAGTGGCGGCTCGAGCTGCCGCCGGACCCGGTCGTGGTGCCCGGCGACGCCCAGCGCCTGCACCAGGTGCTGGGCAACCTGCTCGCGAACGGCCGCGCGCACACCCCGCCCGGCACGATCGTGACGACCCGGCTGGCCGTGTCCGCGGACGGCGACGCGGTCGTGACGGTCACCGACAACGGCCCGGGAATCGAGCCGGAGTTGGTGCCGCACGTCTTCGAGCGCTTCGCGCGCGGCGACTCCTCGCGCTCCCGCGCGGCCGGCAGCACCGGTCTCGGCATGGCCATCGTCGCCGCCGTCGTGTCCGCGCACCACGGCAGCGTCAGCGTGCACAGCAGACCTGGCCGCACCGAATTCGAGGTCCGGTTGCCGCGCACAGCTGTCTCACAGGAACGGCACAACGACGGCCAAGCTCGGCCGATCACAGTGAACTCATGA
- a CDS encoding SRPBCC family protein: MQTITETISIAAEPRTVFDLVSDPRQLPRWAPGVDHTRVTVRASREHGTVDFFAAEGPGPGVYTRVLPNGEGVEYQFTMFFPEGTPQTAVAEQVSVVRGELKAVRELCEA, from the coding sequence ATGCAGACAATCACCGAGACGATTTCGATCGCCGCCGAGCCCCGCACCGTCTTCGACCTCGTGTCCGACCCCCGGCAACTGCCCCGCTGGGCTCCGGGGGTGGACCACACGCGCGTGACCGTCCGCGCCTCGCGCGAACACGGCACCGTCGACTTCTTCGCCGCGGAGGGCCCGGGCCCCGGCGTCTACACCCGGGTGCTGCCCAACGGCGAGGGCGTCGAGTACCAGTTCACGATGTTCTTCCCGGAGGGCACGCCGCAGACCGCGGTCGCCGAGCAGGTGTCGGTCGTGCGGGGCGAGCTGAAGGCCGTGCGCGAGTTGTGCGAGGCGTGA
- a CDS encoding PP2C family protein-serine/threonine phosphatase encodes MHRLTRSPVWGTATTRGPRAVNADATAAYTDPSTGEVVFALADGIGDARSAARAARIAVSTAVQVPASQGPGAALAAAQRAVRADPGGGDCVLVVASPFDGGYRVAWVGDARAYSWDGASLRQLTRDHTLAQYFRDRGQVPTVRMEHLVTTSVRTARPEEFGDAETVGPAGLLLTSDGVHKALTRAAMAELLRVPSNGAQALVDAALAAGGQDNATALMAEFAPSLPDLATTPLPTIARA; translated from the coding sequence ATGCACCGCCTCACCCGCAGCCCCGTCTGGGGCACCGCCACCACGCGCGGCCCGCGTGCGGTGAACGCCGACGCCACCGCGGCCTACACCGACCCGAGCACCGGCGAGGTCGTGTTCGCCCTGGCCGACGGGATCGGGGACGCGCGGTCGGCCGCACGGGCCGCGCGCATCGCCGTGTCGACCGCGGTGCAGGTGCCCGCGTCGCAGGGCCCGGGGGCCGCGCTGGCGGCGGCTCAGCGCGCGGTGCGGGCCGACCCCGGTGGCGGCGACTGCGTCCTGGTGGTCGCGTCGCCCTTCGACGGCGGCTACCGGGTCGCCTGGGTGGGGGACGCGCGGGCGTACTCCTGGGACGGCGCCTCGCTGCGGCAGCTGACCAGGGACCACACGCTGGCGCAGTACTTCCGCGACCGTGGCCAGGTGCCCACCGTCCGGATGGAGCACCTGGTCACAACGAGCGTGCGGACCGCGCGGCCGGAGGAGTTCGGCGACGCGGAGACCGTGGGGCCGGCCGGGCTGTTGCTCACCAGCGACGGGGTCCACAAGGCATTGACGCGCGCCGCGATGGCCGAGCTGCTCCGCGTGCCGTCGAACGGCGCCCAGGCCTTGGTGGACGCCGCGCTGGCGGCGGGCGGCCAGGACAACGCGACCGCCCTGATGGCCGAGTTCGCCCCCAGCCTGCCCGACCTGGCGACGACCCCGCTGCCGACCATCGCCCGGGCCTGA
- a CDS encoding ArnT family glycosyltransferase — translation MTALAERDSAPPAPEPPAGPGLHRPVRVRPALAGLLIATAVLYLWGLSASGWANAFYSAAAQAGGENWTAWFFGSSDAANSITVDKTPAALWVMGLCVRLFGLSSWSVLVPQALMGVGSVWALFATVRRVSGPAAGLLAGAVFALTPVAALMFRFNNPDALLVLLLVLGAYCVVRSLEQASPKWIALTGVAVGFGFLAKMLQAFLVLPAFGIAYLVAAPTSVRKRLLHLLGALGALVVSAGWYLAVVELWPASSRPFIGGSQSNSILELTLGYNGVGRITGDEVGSLGGAQSSGSWARLLGSEMAGGIAWLLPAAALAIGALVWLTWRAPRTDRTRAATIVWGGWLAVTGGVFSFMSGIIHPYYTLALAPAVAALAGTGAVRLWRARSHPIASGLLSSGVVLTALTAYLLLTRDSTWLPWLKYVVLLSGLAAGVLIVVSDRLPRAGARGVAVVALVATLAGTGAYTVATAATPHSGAIPSAGPGSGGFGGFGGRGGPRNGGGMRGGVGSLLTGTTPGAEMIALLQADAENHTWVAATVGSNPAASYQLASGFPVMALGGFNGTDPSPTPAQFQQYVASGRIHYFIGEPTQITSTGGSDAAEEIARWVAATFTPTTVDGVTVYDLT, via the coding sequence ATGACGGCCCTCGCCGAGCGCGACTCCGCACCCCCGGCCCCCGAACCGCCCGCCGGTCCCGGCCTGCACCGGCCTGTGCGGGTGCGCCCGGCGCTAGCCGGTCTGCTGATCGCCACCGCGGTGCTCTACCTGTGGGGGCTGAGCGCGTCCGGCTGGGCCAACGCGTTCTACTCGGCGGCCGCACAGGCCGGCGGCGAGAACTGGACGGCGTGGTTCTTCGGCTCCAGCGACGCGGCGAACTCGATCACCGTGGACAAGACACCCGCGGCGCTGTGGGTGATGGGCCTGTGCGTGCGGCTGTTCGGGCTCAGCTCGTGGAGCGTGCTGGTGCCGCAGGCGCTGATGGGCGTCGGCTCGGTGTGGGCGCTGTTCGCGACGGTGCGCCGGGTGTCCGGCCCGGCGGCAGGGCTGCTCGCCGGTGCGGTGTTCGCGCTGACGCCGGTGGCCGCGCTGATGTTCCGGTTCAACAACCCCGACGCGCTGCTGGTCCTGCTGCTCGTGCTCGGCGCGTACTGCGTCGTGCGGTCACTGGAGCAGGCGAGTCCGAAGTGGATCGCGCTGACCGGGGTCGCCGTCGGGTTCGGCTTCCTGGCCAAGATGCTGCAGGCGTTCCTGGTGCTGCCGGCGTTCGGGATCGCCTACCTGGTCGCGGCGCCGACGTCGGTGCGCAAGCGGTTGCTGCACCTGCTCGGCGCGCTCGGGGCGCTGGTCGTCTCGGCCGGCTGGTACCTCGCGGTCGTCGAGCTGTGGCCCGCGTCCTCGCGGCCCTTCATCGGGGGTTCGCAGAGCAACAGCATCCTGGAGCTGACCCTGGGCTACAACGGCGTCGGCCGGATCACCGGCGACGAGGTCGGCAGCCTGGGCGGGGCGCAGAGCAGCGGCAGCTGGGCACGGCTGCTCGGCAGCGAGATGGCCGGCGGCATCGCCTGGCTGCTCCCGGCCGCCGCGCTCGCGATCGGCGCGCTCGTCTGGCTGACCTGGCGCGCGCCGCGGACGGACCGCACGCGCGCGGCGACGATCGTGTGGGGCGGCTGGCTCGCCGTCACCGGCGGCGTGTTCAGCTTCATGAGCGGGATCATCCACCCCTACTACACGCTCGCGCTGGCCCCGGCGGTCGCCGCGCTCGCCGGAACCGGCGCGGTGCGGTTGTGGCGGGCCCGCTCGCACCCGATCGCGTCCGGGCTGCTGTCCAGCGGGGTCGTGCTCACGGCGCTGACCGCGTACCTGTTGCTGACACGGGACTCCACCTGGCTGCCCTGGCTGAAGTACGTCGTGCTGCTGTCCGGGCTGGCCGCGGGGGTGCTGATCGTGGTGTCCGACCGGTTGCCGCGGGCCGGTGCGCGCGGGGTGGCGGTGGTGGCGCTCGTCGCCACGCTCGCCGGGACCGGCGCCTACACGGTCGCGACCGCGGCGACCCCGCACTCCGGCGCGATCCCGTCCGCGGGGCCGGGCAGCGGCGGGTTCGGCGGATTCGGTGGCCGGGGCGGGCCGCGCAACGGTGGCGGGATGCGCGGCGGCGTCGGCAGCCTGCTCACGGGCACCACACCGGGCGCGGAGATGATCGCGCTGCTGCAGGCGGACGCGGAGAACCACACCTGGGTCGCGGCGACCGTCGGGTCCAACCCGGCCGCGAGCTACCAGCTGGCGTCCGGCTTCCCGGTGATGGCGCTGGGCGGGTTCAACGGCACCGACCCGTCCCCGACACCGGCGCAGTTCCAGCAGTACGTGGCGAGCGGGCGGATCCACTACTTCATCGGCGAGCCCACGCAGATCACCAGCACCGGCGGCAGCGACGCGGCCGAGGAGATCGCCCGATGGGTGGCGGCCACCTTCACACCGACCACCGTGGACGGTGTGACGGTGTACGACCTGACCTGA
- a CDS encoding protein-tyrosine phosphatase family protein yields MGDTPLPGSIELPDGSRIRGRGLRDPAPAGPAPDYGLYLGTDRLRSAHDAGLHWPHTWLEWPDFRLPRDHDAAVHEIRGLYERVRAGEAAEVACAGGIGRTGTVISCLAILAGVDPAEAVAWTRRHHHPRAVETPWQGRWVRRFPR; encoded by the coding sequence ATGGGTGACACTCCCCTGCCCGGCAGCATCGAGCTGCCCGACGGGTCCCGGATCCGGGGGCGCGGCCTGCGCGATCCGGCACCGGCCGGCCCGGCGCCGGACTACGGCCTGTACCTGGGCACCGACCGCCTCCGCAGCGCTCACGACGCCGGCCTGCACTGGCCGCACACCTGGCTCGAGTGGCCGGACTTCCGGCTGCCCCGCGACCACGACGCCGCCGTGCACGAGATCCGCGGCCTGTACGAGCGGGTGCGGGCCGGCGAGGCCGCCGAGGTGGCGTGCGCCGGCGGGATCGGCCGGACCGGGACCGTCATCTCGTGCCTGGCCATCCTGGCCGGGGTGGACCCTGCCGAAGCCGTGGCCTGGACCCGCCGGCACCACCACCCGCGGGCCGTGGAAACCCCGTGGCAAGGCCGGTGGGTCAGGCGCTTCCCGCGGTAG
- a CDS encoding GH1 family beta-glucosidase → MSVVGEEVTAGLEFPPGFAWGVSTAAFQIEGSTTVDGRTDSIWDAFCRRPGAVAGGDTGEPAADHYRRFREDVALMTELGLGVYRFSLAWSRVRPDGGALNPKGLDFYERLVDELLGHGITPWATLYHFDLPQALEERGGWAERDSAYRFAEFASSAAERLGDRVPFWSTLNEPWCSAFLGYARGIHAPGRREPRAAVAAAHHLLLAHGLGLAEIRRYAPEARSGITLNLYPVRAASDSAADVDAARRVDGLQNRLFLDPVLLGRYPEDLLADLEPFGFGACVRDGDLALIGAPIDQMGINYYRGYEVTGTLRPGVDPGGLEWVGADGIGFVPDAAASVTHSGWSVQPDGLTETLLRVHREYPAVPLYVTENGAAYADSVRPDGWIDDVDRVEFLAAHLRAAHAALAQGVDLRGFSYWSLLDNFEWAEGYSKRFGLVHVDYRTQVRTMKRSAHFYAKVIRDNAVPLTAG, encoded by the coding sequence ATGTCGGTTGTAGGCGAAGAGGTCACCGCCGGGCTGGAGTTCCCGCCCGGGTTCGCGTGGGGGGTCAGCACGGCGGCCTTCCAGATCGAAGGTTCGACCACTGTGGACGGTCGCACCGACTCGATCTGGGACGCGTTCTGCCGGCGTCCGGGGGCGGTGGCGGGCGGCGACACGGGGGAACCGGCCGCCGACCACTACCGCCGTTTCCGCGAAGACGTGGCGCTGATGACCGAACTCGGGCTCGGGGTCTACCGGTTTTCGCTGGCGTGGTCCCGGGTCCGGCCGGACGGCGGCGCGCTCAACCCGAAGGGCCTGGACTTCTACGAGCGGCTGGTGGACGAACTGCTCGGCCACGGCATCACGCCGTGGGCGACGCTGTACCACTTCGACCTGCCGCAGGCGCTGGAGGAGCGAGGCGGCTGGGCCGAACGCGATTCGGCGTACCGCTTCGCCGAGTTCGCGTCGTCGGCGGCGGAACGGCTCGGTGACCGGGTGCCGTTCTGGTCCACTTTGAACGAGCCGTGGTGCTCGGCCTTCCTCGGTTACGCGCGGGGGATCCACGCGCCGGGGCGGCGGGAACCGCGGGCGGCGGTCGCGGCGGCGCACCACCTGCTGCTGGCGCACGGCCTCGGGCTCGCCGAGATCCGGCGGTACGCGCCGGAGGCCCGGTCCGGGATCACGCTGAACCTGTACCCGGTGCGGGCGGCGTCGGACTCGGCCGCGGATGTCGACGCGGCCCGGCGCGTGGACGGGCTGCAGAACCGGCTGTTCCTCGATCCGGTGCTGCTCGGCCGGTACCCGGAGGACCTGCTGGCCGACCTGGAGCCGTTCGGTTTCGGGGCGTGCGTGCGCGACGGGGATCTGGCCCTGATCGGAGCGCCGATCGACCAGATGGGCATCAACTACTACCGCGGCTACGAGGTCACCGGCACGCTGCGGCCCGGCGTCGATCCGGGCGGCCTGGAGTGGGTGGGGGCCGACGGGATCGGTTTCGTGCCCGACGCGGCGGCCTCGGTGACGCACTCGGGTTGGTCCGTGCAGCCGGACGGGTTGACCGAGACGCTGCTGCGCGTGCACCGCGAGTACCCGGCCGTGCCGCTGTACGTGACGGAGAACGGTGCGGCCTACGCGGACTCCGTGCGGCCGGACGGCTGGATCGACGACGTGGACCGGGTGGAGTTCCTGGCCGCCCACCTCCGGGCGGCGCACGCGGCGCTGGCGCAGGGAGTTGACCTGCGGGGCTTTTCGTACTGGTCGCTGCTGGACAACTTCGAATGGGCGGAAGGGTATTCGAAGCGGTTCGGCCTGGTCCACGTCGACTACCGGACGCAGGTCCGCACGATGAAGCGGAGTGCGCACTTCTACGCCAAGGTGATCCGCGACAACGCGGTGCCGCTGACCGCGGGGTGA
- the tig gene encoding trigger factor, protein MKSTVEQLSPTRVKINVEVPFDELKPNFDRAYSKIAQQVRIPGFRPGKVPARVLESRIGRAPVLDEVVNEAIPAKYLEAVRAGEVRTLGQPDFEVTKLEDREVLEFTAEVDIRPEITLPDFEGLTVSVDDVEVTDEEVDAELDQLRARFGTLKSVERPAQDGDFVSIDLAATVDGQEIEEAATSGLSYEIGSGQLVDGIDEAIIGANEGETKTFTTKLVAGEYAGRDAEVSVTVQSVKERELPEADDEFAQLASEFDTIDELKADLRERLGKMKKVQQGVQARDKILDSLLETVDVPLPEKVVEAEVENRKHDAIHDLDHSEEALAKVLESQGKTLEEFNTELQADAEKAVRTQLLLDSVADAEQVQVGDAELTERIIYQAQRFGVSPDEYVQRAQQSGQLSAIFADVRRGKALASIVRKATVTDGSGAEIDLSDLFGPDEEEAPAAATETEVTEEPAAASEK, encoded by the coding sequence TTGAAGAGCACCGTCGAGCAGCTCAGCCCGACGCGAGTCAAGATCAATGTCGAGGTGCCGTTCGACGAACTCAAACCGAACTTCGACCGCGCCTACTCCAAGATCGCCCAGCAGGTCCGCATCCCGGGCTTCCGCCCCGGCAAGGTGCCCGCTCGCGTCCTGGAGAGCCGGATCGGCCGCGCGCCGGTGCTCGATGAGGTCGTCAACGAGGCCATCCCGGCGAAGTACCTGGAGGCGGTCCGCGCCGGCGAGGTGCGCACCCTCGGCCAGCCCGACTTCGAGGTGACCAAGCTCGAGGACCGCGAGGTGCTGGAGTTCACCGCCGAGGTGGACATCCGCCCCGAGATCACCCTCCCCGACTTCGAGGGCCTGACGGTCAGCGTCGACGACGTCGAGGTGACCGACGAGGAGGTCGACGCCGAGCTGGACCAGCTCCGCGCCCGCTTCGGCACCCTCAAGAGCGTCGAGCGCCCCGCCCAGGACGGCGACTTCGTGTCGATCGACCTGGCGGCCACCGTCGACGGCCAGGAGATCGAGGAGGCGGCCACCAGCGGCCTGTCCTACGAGATCGGCTCCGGCCAGCTGGTGGACGGCATCGACGAGGCCATCATCGGCGCCAACGAGGGCGAGACGAAGACCTTCACCACCAAGCTGGTGGCGGGTGAGTACGCCGGCCGCGACGCCGAGGTGTCGGTGACCGTCCAGAGCGTCAAGGAGCGTGAGCTCCCCGAGGCCGACGACGAGTTCGCCCAGCTGGCGAGCGAGTTCGACACCATCGACGAGCTCAAGGCCGACCTGCGCGAGCGCCTGGGCAAGATGAAGAAGGTCCAGCAGGGCGTGCAGGCTCGGGACAAGATCCTGGACTCGCTGCTGGAGACCGTCGACGTCCCGCTGCCGGAGAAGGTCGTCGAGGCCGAGGTCGAGAACCGCAAGCACGACGCGATCCACGACCTGGACCACAGCGAGGAAGCGCTGGCCAAGGTGCTGGAGTCCCAGGGCAAGACCCTCGAGGAGTTCAACACCGAGCTGCAGGCCGACGCCGAGAAGGCGGTGCGCACCCAGCTGCTGCTCGACAGCGTCGCCGACGCCGAGCAGGTCCAGGTGGGTGACGCCGAGCTGACCGAGCGGATCATCTACCAGGCCCAGCGGTTCGGCGTCAGCCCCGACGAGTACGTCCAGCGCGCCCAGCAGTCCGGCCAGCTGTCCGCGATCTTCGCCGACGTGCGCCGCGGCAAGGCGCTGGCGTCGATCGTCCGGAAGGCGACGGTCACCGACGGCTCGGGCGCCGAGATCGACCTGAGCGACCTCTTCGGACCCGACGAGGAGGAGGCCCCCGCGGCCGCCACTGAGACCGAGGTCACCGAGGAACCCGCGGCTGCTTCCGAGAAATAA
- a CDS encoding MarR family winged helix-turn-helix transcriptional regulator, translated as MTEDLGASLARIVRRLMKAEEPVLRAHGLSMWAYAALSRLADRPATSQLALATAIGYDKTRLIRLLDELAREGLIVREPDPADRRAHTVRLTPDGEARHAAVKADIRALEEELLGPLSSAEQRSFRAMLARLANGDGDG; from the coding sequence GTGACAGAGGACCTGGGCGCGTCGCTGGCGCGCATCGTGCGGCGGTTGATGAAGGCCGAGGAACCCGTGCTGCGCGCGCACGGGCTCTCCATGTGGGCGTACGCGGCGCTGTCGCGCCTCGCCGACCGGCCGGCCACCTCGCAGCTCGCGCTGGCCACTGCGATCGGCTACGACAAGACACGCCTGATCCGGCTGCTCGACGAGCTCGCGCGGGAGGGGCTGATCGTGCGGGAACCGGACCCGGCCGACCGCCGCGCCCACACCGTGCGGCTGACCCCGGACGGCGAAGCCCGCCACGCCGCCGTCAAGGCCGACATCCGCGCGCTGGAGGAGGAGTTGCTGGGGCCGCTCAGCAGCGCCGAGCAGCGCAGCTTCCGCGCCATGCTCGCCCGCCTCGCGAACGGGGACGGCGATGGGTGA
- a CDS encoding carbohydrate ABC transporter permease, which produces MTVRMLPRRRGGSRFFVYATLIAFVAGSLFPFYWSYLVASRDTGMLSDHLPPLLPGGNFWANASRVFDSVPFWKALGNSLIVSGTVTLTTVLFSALAGFAFAKMRFRGSNGLFVFIVVTLAVPTQLGVIPLFIAMSELGWAGHLQAVIVPNLVTAFGVFWMRQYIVDAVPYELIEAARVDGCSVFGTFVHVCLPAIRPAAAVLAMFTFMMSWNDFLWPLIVLDAGNPTVQVALEKLQSGHYVDYSLVLAGTTLATIPVLIVFLLLGRQIVAGIMQGAVKG; this is translated from the coding sequence ATGACCGTACGGATGCTGCCCCGCCGCCGCGGCGGTTCGCGCTTCTTCGTCTACGCCACGCTGATCGCGTTCGTCGCCGGCTCGCTGTTCCCGTTCTACTGGTCGTACCTGGTGGCCAGCCGCGACACCGGCATGCTGTCGGACCACCTGCCGCCGCTGCTGCCGGGCGGCAACTTCTGGGCCAACGCGAGCCGCGTGTTCGACTCGGTGCCGTTCTGGAAGGCGCTGGGCAACAGCCTCATCGTGTCCGGGACGGTGACGCTGACGACGGTGCTGTTCTCCGCGCTGGCCGGATTCGCCTTCGCCAAGATGCGGTTCCGCGGGTCGAACGGGCTGTTCGTGTTCATCGTGGTGACGCTCGCGGTGCCCACGCAGCTGGGCGTGATCCCGCTGTTCATCGCCATGTCGGAGCTGGGCTGGGCCGGGCACCTGCAGGCGGTGATCGTGCCGAACCTGGTCACCGCGTTCGGCGTGTTCTGGATGCGCCAGTACATCGTGGACGCCGTGCCGTACGAGCTGATCGAGGCGGCACGCGTGGACGGCTGCAGCGTGTTCGGGACGTTCGTGCACGTCTGCCTGCCCGCGATCCGCCCGGCCGCCGCGGTGCTCGCGATGTTCACGTTCATGATGTCGTGGAACGACTTCCTGTGGCCGCTGATCGTGCTCGACGCCGGCAACCCGACCGTGCAGGTGGCGCTGGAGAAGCTGCAGAGCGGTCACTACGTCGACTATTCGCTGGTGCTGGCCGGGACCACGCTGGCGACCATTCCGGTTCTGATCGTTTTCCTCCTGCTCGGCCGCCAGATCGTGGCCGGGATCATGCAGGGTGCGGTGAAAGGGTGA